Below is a genomic region from Mus caroli chromosome 13, CAROLI_EIJ_v1.1, whole genome shotgun sequence.
NNNNNNNNNNNNNNNNNNNNNNNNNNNNNNNNNNNNNNNNNNNNNNNNNNNNNNNNNNNNNNNNNNNNNNNNNNNNNNNNNNNNNNNNNNNNNNNNNNNNNNNNNNNNNNNNNNNNNNNNNNNNNNNNNNNNNNNNNNNNNNNNNNNNNNNNNNNNNNNNNNNNNNNNNNNNNNNNNNNNNNNNNNNNNNNNNNNNNNNNNNNNNNNNNNNNNNNNNNNNNNNNNNNNNNNNNNNNNNNNNNNNNNNNNNNNNNNNNNNNNNNNNNNNNNNNNNNNNNNNNNNNNNNNNNNNNNNNNNNNNNNNNNNNNNNNNNNNNNNNNNNNNNNNNNNNNNNNNNNNNNNNNNNNNNNNNNNNNNNNNNNNNNNNNNNNNNNNNNNNNNNNNNNNNNNNNNNNNNNNNNNNNNNNNNNNNNNNNNNNNNNNNNNNNNNNNNNNNNNNNNNNNNNNNNNNNNNNNNNNNNNNNNNNNNNNNNNNNNNNNNNNNNNNNNNNNNNNNNNNNNNNNNNNNNNNNNNNNNNNNNNNNNNNNNNNNNNNNNNNNNNNNNNNNNNNNNNNNNNNNNNNNNNNNNNNNNNNNNNNNNNNNNNNNNNNNNNNNNNNNNNNNNNNNNNNNNNNNNNNNNNNNNNNNNNNNNNNNNNNNNNNNNNNNNNNNNNNNNNNNNNNNNNNNNNNNNNNNNNNNNNNNNNNNNNNNNNNNNNNNNNNNNNNNNNNNNNNNNNNNNNNNNNNNNNNNNNNNNNNNNNNNNNNNNNNNNNNNNNNNNNNNNNNNNNNNNNNNNNNNNNNNNNNNNNNNNNNNNNNNNNNNNNNNNNNNNNNNNNNNNNNNNNNNNNNNNNNNNacacacacacacacacacacacacacacacacacacgcgcgcgcgcgcctaTGTGTGTACTGATTACATAAGCAAGTATATTTAGGAAAATGAAAGGCAATTTCATGTtttaaggtggagagtgatcTGGGATTCATTTCAGTGGTATAGCATCGGCCTCACTTGTACAAGGAAGGGcccaaattttgttttttttaaggcagaCAGAGATTCTGTGTATAatagccctccctggctgtcctagaccttgtactgtgtaggccaggctggcttagaactcctagagatctacctgcctctgtttcccaagtactggaattaaaggtatgtaccaccatgtttGGCTGGAAGACCCTAAATTTGATTCTAAGCACTTTaaaagagaaacagcaagtatgACCTCCAGCCCCCACAGACAATAACAACCACAACAGAAGGAGGTCCAgatatggaaaggaagaaggctaGCATAAACTCTGCAGGGCTAAGTAGAAATGGAATGGTCTACTGTGAACttgttacacacacaaacaaagcatTCTGGTTTCTTTCATGACAGAGCTTAGAAATGACACTGGGTtgccacagagatggctcagctgttaagaatgcTTATAGCATTAGACTCAAATTGGCTCACCAGCAACCACATCAGCCAATTCATAAACACCTGTCATTCCAGCTAAAGGCTCCAGTACCCTTCTACCCTCTGCTTGCATCTGCACCCATGtgaacatatacataataaaaaataataaaaaaaaaaatcacagctgaaAGCAGTATCAACTAGTCAAATTTGAACAATTTGAGATCAAGATAAATGAGTGTAAGGAGTTACAACTGAAGAAGCAAGACTCTAGAGTCTTCatcaatgtaaaacaaaaaacaaaggaaaatcaaaactATTCTTTAcagtacaattcacagacaaaaGCCTGGAAGGAAGGACTATAGACTAAAACATGTAACTAATAGGTACTGAGTGCTCTGCAGACAAGGAAACCTGTTACCTTTATTTCGCATCGGAATGGTCAGAAGAGCAAGATATGGCAAGAGCTGAGTCTGGAGACACAAAGCGGGTAGGCAGAAGTCAACAAAGAGTGCTTTTGCTGCCAGGCAATTTTCCCGATactgtagaaaataaaatgtaaaagatggTTACATGCATCTGTATAGCATGGTGGtatattttaatcccagcactcaggaggcagagacaggtagatctttgtaagtttgagaccagcctggtctacatatcaagttctgggccagccagacCTACACAATGAAATCCTGTTTGAAACAAATATCAATTCTAACTGTATATAAGTTCATTAATACTTTGGGTCTGGCTAATTTTGGtatgcaatatttttatttactagtaagtttttaaataaaaagattatgaaataaaaaaattaaaaaaccaaacacccaggtcaagcaaaaacaaacaaaaaatggttaTGAATTCATAGTTTATTATGCTACAAAGTCTGTGAATTTGTATACCAtaaagatacttttatttttaatgcaaccaggctggcctccaacttacaaTCTTCTTGGTTCCACCCTatgagtatataaatatatttaaaatgcttatCTAGGACCGGTAAGACATAAAGGTGTTTGTGGCCAAGTTtgtgacctgaattcaatccctgggtcCCACACGGTGGGAGGAGACTCTCAATTTATCTTTTGATCTCTTTATGTTCCTCTCCCCAACACACGCACGCACAAACAACCAACCCTCAAGCTCACTGCCTCTCACTGAGATTTGTATCCTAAGgtttaatattttaacttatcTAATTTTAGGTTTTGACATAAGATTGCCCCATGTacctcaggctggtctcagacttgtAACTATTTTGCTGTAGCTTCGCTGAACAGTACTAAGATAACAGAAATAAGCTACCACATTGAACACTATGttatttctgtgattttgtttttgcatagggtctctctatgtagccctggctgtctcagaattcactatgtaacccaggctggccttgaactcacatcgGTGTTCAAGCTCCGGCCACTTGAGCTCTGGACtgaaggcatgagctaccatacCTAGACAAGTCCTGGGGTTTAGGAGCTAGCTTACTAGCAATGAATTACATACTTTTCTTTCTAGTTGTTAAAAAGATAATAAGCTTAGTGAGGCAGCACAAGgctaggaggatcagaagttgttTAGGAACACCCAGGAACCCAGGACAAGACTTTTaactaaaaaccaaacaagcaaaaatccaGCTTTAGACATAATTCATATATGATGAAGTTAGTgtacagagtctcactgtgtagttagCCCaggtggacttgaactcatgattctcttaCCTCAGTCAATTATAGCTGTAGGTTATAATTTATCTCAGTCCCCATTATATTAACCATTTAATTCTCTCAGGtaatttcaataataataaaaatacttacaAAGACTACCCAGCCACAACCATTAACCAAGAAGCACACTACATATTGCTATAACCCCATTCCCCCCTCAGCCTCCATATCATCGACCTCATATGCCATCCAATCACCTATATTATTAGAAAAAAGTACCTCGATAATCTCATAATTCATTACAATGTTACCTTTTTCTGTATTAAAAACCACTGGGGCTTATGTAAGGGTCGAAAGCTTGATCCTCCTTGGCAATGAGCGAACCCCCGAGCTTTGTTGGAATGCATCACACCTCTTGTAGCTACAGATGTACTATATTCCCTGAGTAACGAGCGTGTCTAGCAAATGAGACAGGATGGAAGACATTTAGGAAATACTATTGTTGTTAGTATCAACACATAAATAAGAAGTGCTCCTAcgtatttttttaattcattttccaGCATCGTCAAAGGCTGCTACAAGATTATTTAAGACAAGCTCAGCTGAGGCATAGGGGTCAAATGCAGTGCAGGAACTTCTACAGGGTCCTTGGTGGGATTGGTAAAGTCTGTCTTTGGTAGGGCTGGGAGAAACAGTTTTCTGGCAActaggaaataataataaattactaAACTATTTTTGCCtagttgctttttaaaacaaggtctccTCTAAGTAGGCCAGGCTAGTCTTCATCTTGATacctcctgcctcactctcctgAGTACCAGAATTACAATCGTGTACCATTATGCCCAACCTAAATCAATATTATCTAAATTAACAGCAACTTTAAGTGTGACAGCAGTATTATGGCTTTAGTAGAATGGTCTTTATTCATGTATGTTTGCaattattttcccattttccACCAAAAACTAGTATATAATATGTAAGAGAATAGGCAAATATAGCAAAgtagagaaaaattaaattaaggttAAAGGTATGTAGGTTTTCAATCTACTGCTTTTCAACTTACCTATAGATCTGAAATTCTCAAAGTAAAAAAGCAATTATGCTTAGATGCTAAAACTGTAAGGTGATGGCTATGCCTATTACTAAGTCGATCACTATGCAATGTGTCCAAAAATCTGACACTACACTGCACCTCCTCTATGTGAAAACATGTGGTAATTAAAAAGGGTTTTGTCAAAAACTAAATGAAGGGCCAtgcagaactcaggaagcagaggcaggcagatctctgagttagggccagccgggtctacagagtgaactccaggacagccaagattacacagagaaatcctgtctcagaaagaaaacaaaaacaaaaaacccaacaacaactaAGTGAAGGAAAACTGGACAACTATCAATGTTTTTTCTTAACTGTATTATTTTGTCATGTAttgtgttttgatttgctttttggctgtcctggaactagctctgtagatcaggctggcattaaactctaagatctgcctgcctctgtttcccaagcgctgggattaaagctgtgcaccaccattgcctagCTTTTAACTTTAATTATGATTGCTAATGATGTATTAATATACCAGGCCAGTGCTGTCCTGCTGAACTTCTTACAATGATGGAAATGTCTTACAGATGGGCCATATGGAGGTACCAGCCACACAAGGCCACCAAGTGCTGCAAAGCAGTTATGTGACTGAGAAACTGaattctaaattaaaattaagtagCTGCTGTACTGGCCAGAATAGTATTAAgataatatgaaaaatacataagaaatttTGCCACAGGCTCATTGGCACACTTGTCGTTTGAGATACTAGGGGGTGAGGGTGGTAAAAGGATTAATTGAGTCCTAGActtcaagaccaacctgagcaACATAGCCACCAAGGTCCTATTTCATAAACCTAAAAGGGATGGGAAGCAGCTCAGCAGGGGAGAGCACTTGTCACGTGAGCTTGATAACTTGCGTCTGACTCCTGGAACCCACATCACAGTGGAAAGAGGTCACCAACTGCAcagggttgtcctctgacgtcACCTGCTACCATGTTAGTCaggagaaactgaaaacaaatcaCTGCTTCTGCTCTGGGGGAATCAAGCAAATGGCGCTGTGTATTCTAAGCTTGTGCTTTAACATTGGGTCATGCTTCCAGCCATGCATATTTTACAGTCATTTCAAAAACCTAaacaatttgttttaattttctttttttggggggggggaggtgtttggttttttgttttgtttttttgagacaggttttctctgtgtagctctggctgtcctggaactcactctgtagaccaggctggcctcaaactcagaaatccgcctgcctctctgcctctgcctccaaagtgctgggattaaaggcatgtgccaccaccgcttggcattttaattttcaatgaCTGCCAATTTATCTAAGTACAGGCCTGGAAAGAAGGCTCGGCACCTAAGGGCTCTTGCTGCCTttccttcagaggacctgagtttggtttccagcaaccCAGGTCAGGCAGTTCAGaagtgtctataactccagtgtagacacatacacatgcagacacaccaccaatacataataataaaaaaaaatcttttaaaaatattttgaggggggctggtgagatggctcagcggttaagagcaccgactgctcttccaaaggtcctgagttcaaatcccagcaaccacatggtggctcacaaccgtctgtaacgagatctgatgccatcttctggagtatctgaagacagctacagtgtacttacatataataaataaatataaattaaaaaaatattttgagtatatattaattttaaaattagaaaatagaggctggagatatggctcagtggttgagagcataTGTTGCTCATGTAGAAgaaccaggtttgattcctaacacaggatgtcttcttctgaccttATGATCATATAAATATacgtatatgcacatatacatatatatagtcatatatacatacacatatacatagtcaTGCACATTAAACAAACAATAAGACTTGAAAAGAACATCAGAAAAAATTAGTGCTCTATATCatccaaaaaaaaatcagatatccTGAGATTTTATTATAAACACCAGCTTGAATAATTAGATTTAGGACAGTAAATGAGTCACAAAATATGTGAAATAGGGTAAAGCCCAACGTTTTCCTgaagaaatacaaacatataaaaatacataagtcAAATGATCTTACATTCCAATCACCACCGAGGATATCTGCAAAACTCAGAAACTCACTGGCTGGCACAAGATCATCTACTTCAGCGAAGAAATCTATGTAGTTTTGGTGAAGGTATAAATTAAAAAAGTCTCCTGGCATGTGTGACATTTCTACTATTTCCTATAAAAAGAGGCATACATAAATTGTGCTGCAAATGCAGTGAGcagatatttacacacatatataatacatactcaGCAAAGTCCAAAGCATTCTAACATTACCTCAGGCTGAACAAGTAAAGTGTCCCGGTCGTGCTCTGACAAGTGAGCAGGCAGGCGAGGTGAGTCTAACTCTGTTAAAGGAGCTCCTATGAAAGAATATCTGCGATTACTAATCTTTATAATTACAGCGCTTTCATATGCTCATTTTCAATACTTTGGGTATATTAATATCAAAATACTAAGgaagctattaaaaattaaaaaaaaaaaaccaaaacatcaaaaCAAGTGAGCTTGTCTATACTACTACTAAGGACAAAATTCAGAATTCTGATTTTTGGATTATgtcttttctaaatttaaaatctGACATGTCTCAAACTACTTCCCACTTTATCTGTCAGCTCTGGGTTGTTTTCTCCCTTTGCCTTGTCTCAGTACAGAAGCCTGAAGTGTTGCATTTACTGTCTGGGAAGAAGCTGTCCTAACTCCAGAAGCAGGATCAGAAATGACGGAGAGGGATGAGGTGAGAACAGGCACAAGGCTGGAAGGTGAGCTGTCCCAGGGACACTGAGGCTGGGAGGTGAGCTGTCCCAGGGACACTGAGGCTGGGAGGTGAGCTGTCCCAGGGACACTGAGGCTGGNNNNNNNNNNNNNNNNNNNNNNNNNNNNNNNNNNNNNNNNNNNNNNNNNNNNNNNNNNNNNNNNNNNNNNNNNNNNNNNNNNNNNNNNNNNNNNNNNNNNNNNNNNNNNNNNNNNNNNNNNNNNNNNNNNNNNNNNNNNNNNNNNNNNNNNNNNNNNNNNNNNNNNNNNNNNNNNNNNNNNNNNNNNNNNNNNNNNNNNNNNNNNNNNNNNNNNNNNNNNNNNNNNNNNNNNNNNNNNNNNNNNNNNNNNNNNNNGACACTGAGGCTGGGAGGTGAGCTGTCCCAGGGACACTGAGGCTGGGAGGTGAGCTGTCCCAGGGACACTGAGGCTGGGAGGTGAGCTGTCCCAGAGGCAGGTATTTTTAGCACCACATATTAAGTGGCCACTTCACTTTCCTTACATGGCATTTCCATTTTGAAATCCCAGTCTTTTCTAACAGAATCATATTGGTATTTGCTAAATAAAGAACAGAAGTCTGGGATTTATTGAAAGGAGGGAGAGTTTGGGAGGGGATCGACGGAAAGGCAGTTGGAACAAGCAACACAGAAGGCAGATGAAAACAGTGGACATCTGTGGTTATAGGAGCAGCAACTTAGTGAAGAGGAGCAACCTGAAACTATTTGGCACTGGTGTAGGACTCCAGCTGAGTGTTACAACAGCTTAGCTTTGGGCTATCAACTCTTACCACTCAAAGtctggagcagtggttcttagccttcctaatgctgggatccTTTAGTACAGATCCGCATGCTGTAGTGAGCACAACCATGACATCGTCTCATTGCCACTCCATAGCTGTAGTTTTACTACTGCCataaatcataatgtaagcaTCTGATGTACAGGACGTGTGATGTGTGACCCCTGTGACACCCTAAAGCGGTCACACGCCACAGGCTCAGAACCGCTGGCACACATGAACATATCTTCAGGAAACTATAATTTATAGACATGAGTATGGCTTACAGAAGTGGTTTTATATTTAACCCAGTTAGAAATGCTCCATATAGGTAAAACATTCTCCTGCTAAATTTTAGCCCTGGCTATGCAGTATCTGGTGGGGTTCCTAGCTTCTtcttataacaaaacaaaatataaggcATTTCAAATCACATAGTATCTTCTTTCTGTAGTTAAGAGTTACaaacatcaaagataaaattGCAGAAAAGTTTCTTACTTTTACAGTATAGAATCTTCCCCAAAGctctgaagagaaaaagagaaacatctTTTCCACCAATAGCTTGAATCTCTTGATTTTCCAAAGTActattatgtttctttttttgttttgattttgatatgGCAGCATCCGATTTCAatgacattcttttcttctttgaccacGAACTGTTCTCTCCtaaataatatttgaataaaaaaatcaaaatgtaaaaactaaaagtaagagtatttcggggctggagagatggctcagcagttaggagcactgactcctattccgaaggtcctgagttcaaatcccagcaaccacatggtggctcacaaccatccgtaatgagatctgacgccctcttctggagtgtctgaaggcagctacagtgtactcacatataataaataaataaatctttaaaaaattttttttcaaatatttatactaAGTATTCCAACCAAAACCTTTTTCTAACAAGCAGTAACTTAACATGGCCTTAGTGAAGAACCCTCTCTGTTGCCAAGTACTAAAGTGTAATAAAatgtcactgggcagtggtggtgcacacctttaatcccagcactagggaagcagaggcaggcagattactgagtttgatgccagcttgatctacaaagtgagtgtcaagacagccagggctacacagagaaaaacaaaacaaacaaaaaaaatgtaataagatatcattatttaaaattgttttagaagctagagaaatggctcagtagttaagatcactggctgctcctccaggggatccaggtttgattcctggcactCCCAGGGCAGCTCACCAACATaggtaactccagatccaggaagtatgatgccctcttctggcatctgtggtacatgtggtacacagacatgcatacaagcaaaaccacccatatacataaaatacaaaatttaaaaataacactaaAAAGTAGGATAAACTGTGTAATAATCCCCAACACCATAAAAATAGTATCTCCCACaaagagagatacacacacaattaaattaCCTATTCTGTAGGGTTGGCTAGGCTGGGGATtgaggcaaaaaagaaaaagaaaaaaacttacaaGATGAAAACCAACCCAGAAAGTTGTCTTGACTATAccatacacaaaaacacagacagacagacagacagacagacagacacacacacacagatttcaaAGATGATTGGTTTCCCAAGGGGGCCagcagaagattttttttttttttttttttttttggtttttcgagacagggtttctctgtgtagccctggctgtcctggcactcactttgtagaccaggctggcctcgaactcagaaatccacctgcctctgcctcccgagtgctgggattaaaggcgtgcgccaccaagcccggcagaagattttacttacttacttattttttggcacagggtctctctactatccctggctgtcttggaactttcaaggtagaccattctggccttgaactcagaaacccatctGCCTATGCCTCAAGTGCTagaactacaggcatgtgccaccagaaGATCTTATCAGTACTcagtgaaatataaaattttaaagtgatgACTCTATAATATTCTATAAAAAATTTCAGACAGTACTGACTGCAAGCAGTTAAACCACAGATAAGGAAGGAACTACTTCATGTCTAGTTTGGGCTGATGACAACAGATAATTCAGTGGCAAAAGACCTGTCTACCATATGGAagaccctgggctcaatccctagACATTCCATAACAATGGTTTAATGTGATTTATTTCATGACTGTTTAAGAGCAAGTCACCTATCAATGCTCTATGAGTATGTCTTCTCTAGTTAGTTACCTTTTGAAGACGAGAACTGCAGGCTGTTTATTGCACTTCTGATATCACCAGAACATCCTTGACAGAGCAACTCCAGACAAGTTTTATTAGGAACAATAATTTTTTCTCCATTCTAAAGGGTGAAAGCAAATTTCAGAAAATTGTTAAgacacaaatgcaaacacacaaactaaAACCTATTCtgagaatttaatatatataaactagatttttttcaaatttgaatgTCTTAAAAACTTCCACAGCCCAGGTACCGTAGAACATAGCTATAGTCACCAGCTTATGGGAAGCTAGGAAAAATAATCCTAAATTCTAACCTAGGGTTACCTAGGGAGATCCtttatcaaaaacaacaacaaaacctctcaGTGTTAACACCTGTCTGTCTATGAATGGTGTGTCAATGACTTAGCATAAGGTATAATTCTAAGAGTATTAAATACTATTGACTTTGTAATTAGACTAGCTGaacttttatgtttctatttcctttcttactatatataaatgcatgtatacAAGCAAGGCTATTTCATACATGCTTAAGAGCATGGATATGTATGTAagttcacatatataatatatattccatCAACTTAGCATACCATTTGTGTTGTAAGACAAATTATCTGTCTCTATGTCTTCATAAAGACCTTAGTTCACTGATAAAATGTACTCAGGTTGACTATTCATAGTCTATCCCACATCAGATCTTATAAAAACTAATTATCACAGAAAAATAGAACTGTACCCTAACCCTTCATTAAGCACTTTTAAATTTGATGTGttggtatgcacatgtgtgcctagtgctctCAGCAGTCACAGAAGACAGCACAGGATCCTTTGAAACAcaagttacaaacagttgtgagcttccattaggtgccaggaactgaatcCAGAtcttctgaaaaagcagccagtgctcttaaacactgagacatctcttcagccctcagaAATTCCTTATAAACGTTGTCTTCCCAAACCAAACTTTGTCATACAAGTAACATATAGTGAGTATCTTTACAAACATTCTGTTTGCAAGtatctataaatatattcaatatcTAAGTGTATGCAAACATGAATTCAGAGTTAATGTTTTCAGGTAAAATTATagtatttgttttctgtaaattTAATTTCTTACCTAATACCATCTAAGacaatgtttgtttttatgcagCTTTAAGTCTATTTCATCTTTTAAGATGTAATTTATtgaggggctggtaagatggatCAGTATGTAAAGagacttgctgccaagtctaatgACCTCATTCCACCcctaggacccacacagtggaagaagagcgTTAACccccccaagttgtcctctgacctccatgtgtgtcctGTGCCATACCCACACTCTTCATACACAAACGCACAtggaaacaaaatacacaaaaggGTATTAACACTTTCAATAGTGCCACTGATatcttttaacaaatattttccctaaaatatggaaaaattacATTAATGTTATGGTTTTTGTATATAACTTTTAGCTTTTGGCAGGGCTTGAGACTGAAATCAGAGCCTTTCACAAGCTAGGCAAAGATTATACCATGCAGCTACAGACTGACTGCTTccaactttacacacacacacacacaccccactaagATGTATATTTCTATAGCAGTAGAGTGTCCTCTGAAGTGTAATTCATCAACTATTTCTTCCAGTTACATGCTATATAAATTGTGCTTTCCACAGTTACAAATTAAGTCTTAAATTAGACTCACCTTACTAGCTTCTATAGTCACAATTCGATTAAGAAATTTCATCATAATTGTTGGTGCCACAGGGTTGAAACTATAAGAACAAAAGATGCTTAaatggttaatttaaaaatagtctgtgaacattaaaagcaaatttcttagccaggcagtggtggtgcatgcctttaattctagcatcctggaagcaaaggcaggtggatctctgtgagttcaaggccaacctggtttgtagcatgagttccaggacagtcagggctacacaaagaaatcctgtctgggaaaacaaccaaaataaacaatcaaaaaatTTCTTACCTAATGTTTGAAACAGAACACTCTTCTTGAATGTTTTTGGGAAAGAGTAGCCGCTGATTATTATCTCCACTGACACTGTCAGAGACTATAAATACAAGAGGACACCGGCCAATCTGCACATActttctaaaataacaaaataatgttGAAATTTAAGCAATTTAGCATgttcatgctaggcaaatgttctaccacagTTACAACCCCCTACCCCTAATATGGAGTTTTAGAACACTGGACTTCACTGACACCTACCTTAGAATTTCATGTAAAGCATTAGGGTCTCGATAAAACTGGTTAGGTAACTCCTGTGGAATATATGGGACAATATTAGCTCAGTGATGCTTTACtgcatatttaaacatttttgtcaAGGAAAAAACAGTACTCATCCAATGTATCTTGATcagaattttcaaagaaattaaaggaaatttATGGTCATTGAGGAAGTTAACGTCCCACAGACTTCCTGTGCTTTTCTATATAGATGGTGTTGCAGCTGAGAATTATGCTAGCATACAGCTTATCTACTTTATCTATGCTATTCTATTTATGTTTACTCAAACAGTCTTCAGGTCTCTGCTATCAAAAGATTACAACTCTTCCTGCATCTCACAATTGTTCTCACAGCAGCTCTAGCAAGATTTTAGAAGCTGTCCTTACTTCCACCAGAATGATCTTCTTATCAGTTGTCAGATCGTCTCCAAGCATCTGTAGTTTGCTGTACTTGGTGGCTCTTAACAGAAAGTCTTTGAAGACTGCTATCTGAGATTGGTATGGAACTACAGAGAAGTTTGATTCtgaaaggaaatatatttatcaCTTTACTTTCAAATCATATACATTAATATTAAACATATGTACAACAAATTCACATATATGATATAACTTACAATACTGGactatcttaaaattatttgaagtggttttaatgtaaaataaaatatcatttcaaaGAGTAGTATCATAATGGACAATAGTAATTTTCTATACCAATGAAAGTAACATGAAGTTAACtgagttgggaggcagaggcagatgactttgaggccagtctggtctatagagcaagttccag
It encodes:
- the Rad17 gene encoding cell cycle checkpoint protein RAD17; this translates as MSETFLRPKVSSTKVTDWVAPAFDDFEANTAITTITASSLSFSNSSNRRKYLPSTLESNRLSARKRGRLSLEQTHGLETSKEHLSDNEPWVDKYKPESQHELAVHKKKIEEVETWLKAQVLEVKPKQGGSVLLITGPPGCGKTTTMKILSKELGIQVQEWVNPILPDFQKDDYRELLNLESNFSVVPYQSQIAVFKDFLLRATKYSKLQMLGDDLTTDKKIILVEELPNQFYRDPNALHEILRKYVQIGRCPLVFIVSDSVSGDNNQRLLFPKNIQEECSVSNISFNPVAPTIMMKFLNRIVTIEASKNGEKIIVPNKTCLELLCQGCSGDIRSAINSLQFSSSKGENSSWSKKKRMSLKSDAAISKSKQKKKHNSTLENQEIQAIGGKDVSLFLFRALGKILYCKRAPLTELDSPRLPAHLSEHDRDTLLVQPEEIVEMSHMPGDFFNLYLHQNYIDFFAEVDDLVPASEFLSFADILGGDWNTRSLLREYSTSVATRGVMHSNKARGFAHCQGGSSFRPLHKPQWFLIQKKYRENCLAAKALFVDFCLPALCLQTQLLPYLALLTIPMRNKAQISFIQDVGRLPLKRSFGRLKMEALTDRELGLIDPDSGDEFPHIGGQVAQEARGEPAQAAQNADPETWSLPLSQNSGSDLPASQPQPFSSKVDMEEEEEEEEDIIIEDYDSEET